The DNA sequence GGCTTTGGCAGGCCGACCCGCGGCACAGACACGTGTTGCTGAAAGGGATATCACAAAAGCGTTAATTAAAAGAAGGCCAATCAATTGCGTCGCTCTTAAGACGAATACCTGTCTGCTGCCACATTCTATCCTTGAGACCATGGCTGTCCTCCAGTTGCTCGGGTGATCTGATTGATGCTCTGAATTGCGCTTTCAAGAGAAGGCAAAAGAAGTGCCGCAGCCCATGGCTTGACTAACTGCTTGCAAAGAAGTGGACTCGGGCTGCCGGACAATGCGAAAACTGTCTCGTTCTTGAATCAGTGTTTCAAACGTGAGACACTTCTGAGCCAATTCGCCACGAGATCGAGATTGCTTATAAATAGGAGGAAACCGGTGCCGTCCGAAGACCTCAACACAGAACAGATGACAAATACCTGGAGCGGTTCCGCAGAAGTAAGGACTGGAATGGATTTCGCAGGGCCGTTGATAGTATGGCATACTATCCTGCGTACCGGAGCATTGATCTCCGGGCCAGGGATCTGTGCCGGGGAGTATTCGCCCGAAGTCTCAATCGCGGAAATGTCTCAGCCGTGGAAAGAAGGATGAAAAAGCAGTTGCACAAGAATGGATAGACTCTTTAGCTTTAAACTTCTGAATATCGGCCGCGTTCATTTCACAGAGACAGACCGGAAACAGGAAAGAAATACTGTGGCGGGAAAAAGAGAAAAAAGAGCCCCGAGGACCAAACCCGCTCCGGACCTCCACCGGACCAGCTTACGGCAGAAACTGATCCTGGTGGCTTTCGGGCTGGGAGTGCTGGTCGTGGCCGAGCTGGCGCTGCACCTGATTCCGGAGCCTGGAGCATCCGGCGTCCCTGGCGACCCGTTCGTCGGGTTCAGCCGTCTGCACCCGCTGTACGAGAGTTACCGGGCGTCGGACGGTTCCCTGCGGATGCGGACCGTGCCGGATAAGCAGAAGTGGTTCAATGCCGAGGATTTCAGTGCGGTAAAAGCGCCCGGGGATTTTCGCATTATCAGCCTGGGCGGCTCCACCACTTACGGCCGGCCTTATGGAAATACAACCTCATTCTCAGGTTGGCTGGAGCGACTCTTGAACCGCTGCGCTCCGGCTGGCCGGCACTACGAGGTGATCAATGCCGGCGGTATAAGCTACGCCAGCTACCGGGTTACCGTGCTGCTGGATGAGCTTCTGGCCTATAAGCCGGACCTGGTGATAATCTACACCGGCCACAACGAGTTCCTGGAAGCGCGGACCTATGGCCGGCTCCTGGAGCAGCCGGCAAGTCTGATCGAATTGCGCAGCCTCCTGAACCGTATGCGCCTCTACCGTCTCCTCAAGCTGGGCCTCGGGAAAATCCGCCTTGGCGCGGAAAAGAAGGAACCGTCCGGACAGACAGACGGGCGCAGCCTGCTCAGTCCCGAGGTCGAGACCCTGCTCGACCGCAGTGCCGGGCTCGACTACTACCAGCGTGACAGCCTTTTCTCCAGCGGCGTTTTCGAGCACTTCCGCTACAATGTGGATCGCATGATCGAGCGCTGCCGCCGGGATGGAGTGCCGGTGGTGTTCTGCGATCCGGTGGACAACCTCAAGGATTTCTCTCCGTTCAAGAGCCTGCATTCGCCCGAGCTATCAGCCGAAGGACAGGTGCGGGTCGAGGGCCTGCTCGGCCAGGCCGGAAAAGCTCTCGGGCAGAACCGGTCAGAGGAGGCGCTGACGGCGTTGACAGAAGCGGAGCGGCTCGATCCGCTCTACGCCCGCACATTTTTCCTGCTCGGACGCGCCCGGCTCGACAACGGGGACACGCTGCAGGCGGCCAGGGCTTTCCTGGCGGCCCGCGAGCTTGATATCTGCCCCCTGCGCGCCCAGGAACCGATCCACCGGGCGCTGCGTGAGGAATGCGCGAAAGAGGGGGTCCCGCTCCTTGCTCTGCGGCCGCTTTTCGCCGCACGCTGCCGGGGCGGCATAATCGGCTCGGAAATCCTGGTCGACCACATCCATCCCAACCCCCGCGGCAACCTTCTTATCGCCGGTGCGATAGCCGGCTGGATGCAGCGGGAGGGCCTGGCGCCGGAGTACTCGCCACCGGATGGAGAGACCGAAGAAAGACTGTACAGGGCGGTAATGGACTCGCTGCCAGGGGAGTATTTCAGCCGCGGAGTGCTGAACCTGGTGAAGGTGCTGACCTGGGCCAGGAAATTCGAGGAGGTAAAAGCGATAACCGCGCAGCAGACACAGGCCCTGGAGGGAATCGCCGAGGCAGACTACCTTCGCGCCACCGCGCTGGAGGCGGACGGCCGGCTGGAGGAGGCCCTCGAATGCTACAGGACAACCCTGCGCGAGATACCCTGGCACCGCAATTCGCTGAATCAGGCCGCGCAGATCTGCGAGCGGCTGGGACGGCTCCAGGAGGCCGAGGCCACCTACACCCAAGCCCTCCAGCACTACCCGGAGGATGTTCCGCTGCTGGCCAATTACGGGATATTCCTGGCCCGGCTGGGACAACGGGAGCATGCGATGGAGAGGCTCCAGCGTGCCCTGGAGCTTCAGCCGAACTCCACCGAGGTGCTGGACAACCTGGGTTTTCTCTGCATCCTGGAGGGGGATTACCCACGGGCGTATGAGTACCTGAAACGCTCACTCGAGGTAAATCCGGTGGACGCGCAAGCCTGGCATTACCTGGGCCTGGCGCACTTACAGCAGGGCAGGCTGGCCGAGGCGGAGCGCGAATTCCTCGAAGCGGTACGTCTCAACCCGCAGCACGACTCGGCGCGCAACAACCTGGCCAACATCTACCTTCGCTCCGGCCGCTTCGGCCAGGCCGAGGAACAACTGAAATTCGCCCTCCTTGTGAGCCAGCAGCGCCCCGAAACCTGGGTCAACCTCTGCCTCCTGTACCGCAACACAGGACGAGACAGCCTTTTCCGCGAAAATCTGGCGCAGGCGTTGGCCCGTTTCCCTCAGGATCCGCGCTTCAGAAAAATGGCACAGGGCAAGTAATCCCCTGCACCAGGTTTAGCTCTCCGCAGAACGTGATTATTCCTTAAGCTTTACAAACCAGTGCCTTTGATGATCGTATTAAGCACCAGCCTGACATCCGCAGCCCCGGGCAGGCCTTTGCTCAGGGACCATAGTATAATTGAGATGAACAGAGGAATAAGGGGACCAGATGCCTGCCAAGCCTGGTGCGGAAGTCATTCTCAACGATATCAAGCGGAATATCCGCACGAAGCACCGTGCCGAGAAGGATTAACATCGTGCTGGAAGGGTGGTGCGGCGAAGAGGGTATAGCGGCCATCTGCAGCCGGGAGTGGATCAATCCCAGCCTGTATTGTCGCTGGAGCAAGGTGTTCCTGTAGCCCGGGAAGAAGCGCCTGCCGGGCTATACTCAGCGCGGGGCCGTCAGGTCAGAACTTGTCTCTTAATTTTGATCACCATCTGTCCAATATGTTCTGACGACATACAGTTGTCATGATTCACTTTTCATTCATGACTGCCCTATCTGAAGGGGTAATTGATCTATTATAAAGCAGGTAATATGAAAGCAGGTACATGGCGGCCTGTGATGAGATTGAATACTCGACCGTCTGAATGATATCCGGAACGGGTGAGCAATCGCTCAGAAACGCAGTGTGAAACAAGTTTCCTCGTCCGGCCGCGACTGGACGCTGATCGATCCCCGGTGCAGGCGCATGATCTGGCGCGCCAGGTTGAGGCCGATCCCGGAGCCACCCGGCTTGGTGGTGAAAAAGGGGATGAAGACTTTCGGCTTGACCTCCTCCAGTATCCCGGGGCCGTTGTCGCAGACACGCAGCACCGGCCGGCTGCTCGCATCCAGCCGCGCCGCCACCTCGATCCGCCCGTCCTCGCGCCCCTCAAGGGCCTGGATCGCGTTCAGCACCAGGTTGATAAGCACCTGCTCGATCAGGGCCGGGTCGGCGGTCAGCTCCAGGCCCTCCGGGTCGCTCGAACAGGCCAGTTCTATCCCGC is a window from the bacterium genome containing:
- a CDS encoding tetratricopeptide repeat protein → MAGKREKRAPRTKPAPDLHRTSLRQKLILVAFGLGVLVVAELALHLIPEPGASGVPGDPFVGFSRLHPLYESYRASDGSLRMRTVPDKQKWFNAEDFSAVKAPGDFRIISLGGSTTYGRPYGNTTSFSGWLERLLNRCAPAGRHYEVINAGGISYASYRVTVLLDELLAYKPDLVIIYTGHNEFLEARTYGRLLEQPASLIELRSLLNRMRLYRLLKLGLGKIRLGAEKKEPSGQTDGRSLLSPEVETLLDRSAGLDYYQRDSLFSSGVFEHFRYNVDRMIERCRRDGVPVVFCDPVDNLKDFSPFKSLHSPELSAEGQVRVEGLLGQAGKALGQNRSEEALTALTEAERLDPLYARTFFLLGRARLDNGDTLQAARAFLAARELDICPLRAQEPIHRALREECAKEGVPLLALRPLFAARCRGGIIGSEILVDHIHPNPRGNLLIAGAIAGWMQREGLAPEYSPPDGETEERLYRAVMDSLPGEYFSRGVLNLVKVLTWARKFEEVKAITAQQTQALEGIAEADYLRATALEADGRLEEALECYRTTLREIPWHRNSLNQAAQICERLGRLQEAEATYTQALQHYPEDVPLLANYGIFLARLGQREHAMERLQRALELQPNSTEVLDNLGFLCILEGDYPRAYEYLKRSLEVNPVDAQAWHYLGLAHLQQGRLAEAEREFLEAVRLNPQHDSARNNLANIYLRSGRFGQAEEQLKFALLVSQQRPETWVNLCLLYRNTGRDSLFRENLAQALARFPQDPRFRKMAQGK